A window of Panicum virgatum strain AP13 chromosome 8K, P.virgatum_v5, whole genome shotgun sequence contains these coding sequences:
- the LOC120646326 gene encoding uncharacterized protein LOC120646326, translating into MDMDYSNSTLTYSLSAVFGFRNEDYHRDSDTVEKLAAAPLYGGQQLGPESSLTTFQLRFLETAMVPFDVRAQQAAGAVVARTYADDAARGYYTIQVKLSLGFGGLAWCDSTCTLYFFAPLPSPRGAPNIFDGDDCSTKCKTSVFHDTEQVGNATVASLSSEAASE; encoded by the coding sequence ATGGACATGGACTACAGCAACTCCACTCTAACATACAGCCTCTCCGCTGTATTCGGCTTCCGAAACGAAGACTACCACCGTGACAGCGACACCGTGGAAAAGCTTGCAGCGGCGCCCTTGTATGGCGGACAGCAGCTGGGGCCGGAATCAAGTCTGACGACCTTCCAGCTGCGGTTTCTGGAGACGGCGATGGTTCCCTTCGACGTGCGGGCGCAGCAGGCTGCTGGCGCTGTGGTCGCAAGAACGTACGCCGACGACGCCGCGCGGGGCTACTACACCATACAGGTGAAGCTAAGCCTGGGTTTTGGAGGACTCGCGTGGTGCGACTCCACCTGCACCCTCTATttctttgcgccattgccgtcCCCAAGAGGTGCTCCCAACATCTTCGATGGCGACGATTGTAGTACTAAATGTAAAACCAGTGTGTTCCATGACACCGAACAAGTTGGTAACGCAACTGTTGCCTCTCTTTCTTCAGAGGCTGCTTCTGAATGA